The proteins below come from a single candidate division KSB1 bacterium genomic window:
- the rplL gene encoding 50S ribosomal protein L7/L12, translated as MAEKTDEAAVEEKKETKKATKVKKADSGSKVAEIIESVKNMTVMELSELVKTLEEEFGVTAAAPMAMAMPAAGGGGAAAEAEVEEQTEFDVVLTSFGSNKIQVIKVVRTLTGLGLKEAKDLVDEAPSKVKEGIAKDEAVKVQKELEDVGATAELK; from the coding sequence ATGGCTGAAAAAACAGATGAAGCTGCTGTTGAAGAAAAAAAAGAAACAAAAAAAGCAACGAAAGTAAAGAAGGCAGACAGTGGTTCTAAGGTTGCAGAGATCATTGAATCTGTGAAGAATATGACTGTGATGGAACTATCTGAATTGGTTAAAACACTGGAAGAAGAATTCGGTGTTACAGCAGCAGCGCCTATGGCGATGGCAATGCCTGCTGCTGGTGGTGGTGGAGCCGCAGCCGAAGCTGAAGTAGAAGAACAAACCGAATTTGATGTTGTCCTAACTAGTTTTGGTAGCAATAAAATCCAGGTCATTAAAGTTGTAAGAACTCTTACAGGACTTGGGCTTAAAGAAGCAAAAGATTTGGTTGACGAAGCTCCTAGTAAGGTGAAAGAAGGCATTGCCAAGGATGAAGCTGTAAAGGTTCAAAAAGAACTTGAAGATGTCGGTGCTACTGCTGAATTAAAGTAA
- a CDS encoding 50S ribosomal protein L10 — translation MPRPEKVAIVEATRKAAEKASCIVMADFTGLNVEEITELRRKFREQSIDYRVVKNTLARISLKSLGYTELLDYLEGPTGFAFGYDDPGTPVRVILDFSKKTEKPKIKAIWFDEHLFSGEDARKVADLPSKDQLIANFVSGLNAPISNFVRGLNNILQKFVGTLAAIQKEKENN, via the coding sequence ATGCCAAGACCGGAAAAAGTAGCCATTGTTGAAGCTACAAGGAAAGCGGCTGAAAAAGCTTCATGTATTGTAATGGCCGATTTTACAGGTTTGAACGTTGAAGAAATTACAGAACTCAGAAGAAAATTTCGCGAGCAATCGATTGACTATAGAGTCGTTAAAAATACACTTGCCAGGATTTCGTTGAAAAGCCTGGGATATACCGAGTTGCTCGATTATTTGGAAGGACCTACAGGTTTTGCTTTTGGATATGATGATCCCGGAACACCAGTACGGGTTATTTTGGATTTCAGCAAAAAAACGGAAAAACCAAAAATCAAAGCAATTTGGTTTGATGAACATTTATTTTCCGGCGAGGATGCTAGAAAAGTAGCTGACTTGCCATCGAAGGATCAATTGATAGCTAATTTTGTTAGTGGATTAAATGCGCCAATTAGTAATTTTGTCCGAGGTTTAAACAATATTTTGCAAAAGTTTGTTGGCACATTAGCTGCAATACAAAAAGAAAAAGAAAACAACTAA